Proteins from a single region of Bacteriovorax sp. Seq25_V:
- the phnC gene encoding phosphonate ABC transporter ATP-binding protein: MILDIKKVNKVYPNGCRALNNVSFNVKKGEFLVIIGLSGSGKSTMLRCLNRLHDVTDGEILFEGQDITKLKGKAMRNARARIGMIFQHFNLIPRKTVMTNVLSGTLSRTGVLKSILGIYSEEDKKKAQEYIKIVGLEGKENARADNLSGGQQQRVAIARALMQDPKVLLADEPVASLDPATSHSVMQYLKKVNEELGVTIICNLHFLSLVRQYASRVVALKGGQLIYEGNPLDIDENWFKTIYGEDAVEVTIN, translated from the coding sequence ATGATACTTGATATTAAAAAAGTAAACAAGGTCTACCCTAACGGATGCCGCGCTCTAAACAACGTTAGCTTTAACGTAAAAAAAGGTGAGTTCTTAGTAATTATTGGACTTTCTGGTTCTGGAAAATCAACAATGCTAAGATGCCTAAACCGTCTTCACGATGTGACAGATGGTGAAATTCTATTTGAAGGACAAGACATTACAAAACTAAAAGGTAAAGCGATGAGAAACGCTAGGGCCAGAATTGGAATGATCTTTCAGCACTTCAATCTAATTCCTAGAAAGACTGTTATGACTAACGTTCTTTCAGGAACGCTTTCAAGAACAGGCGTTCTTAAGTCAATCCTTGGAATCTACTCAGAAGAGGACAAGAAGAAAGCCCAAGAATATATCAAAATCGTTGGTCTTGAAGGAAAAGAGAACGCGAGAGCTGACAACCTTTCAGGTGGTCAACAACAACGTGTTGCGATTGCTAGAGCACTAATGCAAGATCCAAAAGTTCTACTTGCTGATGAGCCAGTAGCTTCTCTCGATCCTGCAACTTCTCACTCAGTTATGCAGTACCTTAAGAAGGTTAATGAAGAACTAGGTGTAACGATTATTTGTAACCTACACTTCTTATCTCTTGTAAGACAATATGCTTCGAGAGTAGTTGCTCTTAAAGGTGGACAGTTGATTTATGAAGGTAATCCTTTAGACATCGATGAAAACTGGTTTAAAACAATCTACGGTGAAGATGCCGTTGAAGTGACAATTAATTAA
- a CDS encoding phosphate/phosphite/phosphonate ABC transporter substrate-binding protein produces the protein MKGIRLIVPVLAALLFSACQKQDKLGTENNPIKLYFTPSVDADTIASNSTDFIKFLESETGYFFKSGIPTNYISVVEAFGSSRADIAVMNSFGYLMANDKYGAKALLRTVRYGHDYYQGQIIAHVDSDIKSIKDLAGKKFAFTDPSSTSGYMFPLKIVKDAGVELGNQTFAIKHDNVVTMVYQKQVDAGATYYSAPSEDGQIRDARSRVKTQFPDVEDKVKIVTITDKIPNDPFVFRKDLPAEVTEKFITAVKKYIASPEGKQIFRNIYSVEAVNDTTDADYNNLRDVIKAININIEEQLKK, from the coding sequence ATGAAAGGTATTCGCTTAATCGTTCCTGTTTTAGCAGCATTATTATTTTCGGCTTGCCAAAAACAAGACAAACTAGGAACTGAGAACAACCCAATTAAGCTTTATTTCACACCATCAGTTGACGCCGATACAATCGCATCTAACTCAACAGACTTCATTAAGTTTCTTGAAAGTGAAACAGGTTACTTTTTTAAAAGTGGTATTCCAACAAACTACATTTCTGTAGTTGAAGCATTTGGCTCATCAAGAGCAGATATCGCAGTAATGAACTCTTTCGGTTACCTAATGGCAAATGATAAGTATGGAGCTAAAGCTCTACTTAGAACTGTTAGATATGGTCACGACTATTACCAAGGACAAATTATTGCTCACGTTGATTCTGATATCAAATCAATAAAAGACCTTGCTGGAAAGAAGTTTGCATTTACTGATCCATCATCAACTTCTGGTTATATGTTCCCACTTAAAATCGTTAAAGATGCAGGTGTAGAACTTGGAAACCAAACATTTGCAATTAAGCACGATAACGTTGTAACTATGGTTTACCAAAAACAAGTAGATGCTGGAGCAACTTACTACTCTGCTCCTTCAGAAGATGGTCAAATCAGAGACGCAAGATCAAGAGTTAAAACTCAGTTCCCAGACGTTGAAGACAAGGTAAAGATCGTTACGATTACAGATAAAATTCCAAACGATCCATTCGTATTTAGAAAAGATCTACCTGCAGAAGTTACTGAAAAGTTTATTACTGCTGTAAAGAAGTACATCGCATCACCAGAAGGGAAGCAAATCTTCAGAAATATCTACAGTGTTGAAGCTGTTAATGATACTACAGATGCTGACTACAACAACTTAAGAGATGTTATTAAAGCAATTAATATTAATATTGAAGAACAACTAAAGAAATAA